CTTCATGGATCGTGTGTGCACGAGCGGGTGGGCAAAGAAGAGATTGGAGAGGAACCAGTTGCAATCTTAATTACACAGTTAAATTTACAACCTGTCAGTTAGGAGCGGGAGGTGTTTGTGTTCTTTTACCGGATGTCTGCCAATGAGAGGTGAGTTGTGCCGCCTTAttcttcattcatccatccattttctttgctacttatcctcacgagggttgcaaggAGTACTacaaggagcctatcccagctggcaacagGCAGGActcagggcacaccctgaactggttgccagccaatcgcagggcacatggatacagacaacagtcgcactcacaatcgcacctaggggtgagttagagtgtccaacttatgttgcatattttggggatgagggaggaaacccacgcaggcatggggagaacatgcaaaatttgTGATCGAGAATATAAATTTGGACAGCGCGGTTCTGACtgtcagcacatctgcctcacagttgtggagacctgagttcaaatcctgccttgcctgtgtgaagtttgcatgttcaccccgtccCTGAgcgagttttctccgggcagtttGGTTTCATCACTAACTAACacaaaattgcctgtaggtgtgaatgtgagtgtgaatggttgtttgtttctatgtgctccgCGATTGACATGCGAGCAGTTCAGGATAtaacctgcctcttgcccagagttagctacgataggttccagcacaaacaaaacatggtgAGGAAAAGTGAcacagaaaattgatgtttATGATGCCCCAATTTGGGTCGTCCACTAAACGGTCTATCAAGGTCTAAAATGTTTGATCAAATTTCCGAAGGGTATATCCCCAAATTCAGTGCGGGGCTCAGCTCACCCAAAGTACTTCATCAAGACTCACCCCTGGCGTGGATTGTCACTGGGCACAGTTGCCAACCAATTTCAACAGCCAGTTATGAACTTGAAATTCACTCGTAGACTAAATCAAATTTAGCATGGCAACAGTTTGAGGCTGGAACAAACTGATTTACATTTTAGGTTATGGAAACTGTCTGCAGCCCATTATCTGTGGATTATAATATTGAATATGATTAATATCACCCCTGACAGGTTTGATAGAACCACAGCATCTGCAGCGACAAAGACCAGGTACCTTACCGTGGTGTCCCGCGAGGCGTTTTCCTCCTGGGGAGCCTTACGAAGCCTGGTCACTTAACTCTGACTCGCGCCGTGGGAGGCGTCCTTTTCCCTGTGGCTTCGCTTCGATCACCTGAACCGCTTGCCAACAGGGGTTCCACAGAACCTGCTACAGCCATACCCAATATGCAAAGGGACTTCAAGGCTTCGTTTGCAGTTTTTGCTTGGGTTCTCCCCCCGCTAGCCCCGGTGACACTGGGTGGTCACAGTGCCCCCTCTACCCCCATATCTATCACCCTGCTCCCAACATTCTCTCgtcatcttcttctacttcttcttcttctcttcaggGGACTACGGAGCTTCCCACATGTGAGTCTAGCACTTCTCAAGACCATCCTCTAGCCCCTCGAGTGACTCATCAACAGCAACAATAACAACCACAGCATCTCAGTTATAAAGAAGCCATGTGCATTCATCTATTTTTCAGTTTATTACACATTTCTGTGGTATATTCAAAAAAGTGCTCCAATTCTTGCCTATCCAGTCATTCAAAGACAATGAAGGTCCACAGGTACAGTACTGTAGCACACAGGTGGTATACAAAGGGCCATTGGTTTATAACAGCACCAACATTTAATGTTTTAAACGACTAACAGAGCACAATGAACTGGTTAGAATAGAACCATCCCAAGGCACACTCAGTTGCCACTTGCTGTATTTACCTTGTGATATATTTTTGgccacaaatgtttttctttatcaaaaaaaaataataataattttgagttTACTATACTACCTTAGTGGATATTACTAATTGACTACAGCTGTAATTCTCGAACTTTTTACCCAAAGTACCATCTAAAAAAAAGCTCTCCAAGTAACGCcatcatgaccaacattaaaacgGAGTAGTTTATTGGGCCTAAAGTTCATCTAAAATGAGACACTAGTTTTATTCCTTAAAATTATCTTTAAATGTTATTGTAAGCCAGTAAGAGTTTGAATATTAGCATTGCtcttaaatattttatacttaTACCAGCTGAAtcaaaatttattttaaggaCCATTGTGTGCCTGTGGtctgcaaaatatattttaccgATAATGCTCACGTACTGCAGTGAAGGCCCCAAATATTACCCTAGGTTTCAAAGCACTGAGTGAATCTTTTTCCCCTTGAAAACCGttcatcaatggggaggaggTCATCAAGTCGTGTTGGGTGACCGTCGCTGTGGTGGCCTGTCTTCAGTCTCGAGTTGCTGTGCCCCCCACCAATCCCCTAGGCTCTGCTCCTTATAACAGTGTTAGTGGGAAGTAATGTATGACCCAAATCATCACAAATTTAGGTTCCGTAACTGCAGTAAGAATGGAATTCCCTCATAAACCGAGGACCCCTGCAATGAATGCTGAAAAATCAAAAACTACCCTAGGAAGACTGACTTTTCTAGTCCATCCTCTGCTTTTGTGTACTCCAGGTGAGATTTGAAGTATTGGCTTTTATATTGAGGGCTGTTCCGGACGTACTCCAGGTAGTCCGGCGTGCCGGGGCAGGTGACGTTGTCGGCCAGCAGGATGCTCCCTTTCCTAAGGAGGCAGCAATCCTGATGAAAGAGCGTCAAAGTTTGTGTCATACAGGGTGTTAGTGTCACAACGCCACCACTATAAAGTGACCTGCCTCCATCAGTTTGGTATCGTGAAGGTAACGATTCTTCCAGTGGTCCAAGAAAACCAAGTCAAAAGTTGCTATTCCAAACTGCTCCTTCAGTTTTGGAATCCACTCTCCAGATTCTCCTTCAATTAACTTCACCTGGAGAAGGAAACACATTCAAGTGACCGACTTGAACTACTCATTGCAGCTTAtttgaaaacatatttgttgGTTTATTGATTTGGATTTACCTTATCACCAACACCTGCCCATGCAATGACTTGCCGAGCGATAGCGGCATAGTCCGGATTCAATTCAAGAGTGATGAGCTTGGCGTGAGGTGGGAGCAAACTGGCGATGCGAACTGTGGAGTAGCCACAGTAGGTGCCCAGCTCAAGCACCCAAACAGGGTTGGCCTCAGACACCACAGAGTCAAGAATGCAACCTAGAGCAAACGTGATCATATGATGATGTGTGGAGTATACCTTAATGTGATGGCTAGATAAGATGGCAATCGTACGTGTGCATGAAAAGAGTCACCAGTCGTGGGAAGTAATgaagtaaaaatatttcatcactgTACTGGAGCTGATTTGTCAAGTGTCTTTACTTGTCTTACaaaattttattaattaatttgatGACCTTTTACTTGTATTCCCTgcattgaaatatatatatatatattttttttttttcttttcttttctttcttcagtTTTCAACATTTGTAGACCTACTTTTAAAAAGTATAACAGAGAAAAGTAAAGGGAAGTGTGGTTTAGAGCTTGTTGGATTAAATACGCGACTGAGAGCTTGGGAATGAAATGTGAACCAGAGAGCATCGGCAATGATGACACAAGATACTCTCCAACTACTGACTTATTTTAGATCTGATTATTTTCATCAGGTACGAGATTGATTTGTTTGTCTTCTGGAGTTCAAAGAttcacatctgaaaaaaaacgcatggtaaattacattttttctaGTTGTTATTACCAAATTTAGCATTTCTCTGTTAGTTCACAATGTTTCAAAGTTAtcgaaacacattttcaaaacataaaaGTCGAGCCAATTAACTTGCAGATTTTGTCCGTATTGTGTGTAGTCACGCAGTTTGGGCTCGTCAAATACCTTTTTCGTCGCCTACATTCATGGCCCACTCCTTGTGTTTGCAGAAGTCATCGATGGCCGTTATCACGCTACGAGGGTTCCCTCTCGTGGCTGTTAAATGTACTGCAGCCAGGAGCCGCTGGGGGGAAAAATcgaaataatttaataataggCCTCCTGCTCTGTAAATAGAGATAACTTGAATTTTCGACTACAAATTAGctctttaaaataattatttcaatgaAAGCAGAGaaaagttacagtgaaatgtggTTGATGTTGCACAAACATTTGAAGATGaatgtaattgtcatttttgtgcacATTGGAGGATTGCATGTGTATGCCTTATTCTGGACATTTATCAGTCATGTCTCTTTTGAATAGAGTTTAGTATGattgaaatataaatgtaaataattttttgtaATGCGTTCTTAATGGTGAGAAGATGTGATAAACGGTAAGTAAATTACGTTACATAATAATGTCTTGTGTTGATAGATCAGCGGccggcacatctgcctcattaTCAAGAGGTCCTAATTTGAATCTCAGCTTGTGTCT
This portion of the Syngnathoides biaculeatus isolate LvHL_M chromosome 10, ASM1980259v1, whole genome shotgun sequence genome encodes:
- the comtb gene encoding catechol O-methyltransferase B is translated as MMWWVAVYGIGGAILLYALYRWVIPTAVQYHGGLALIWHDVFVECVLDTLTRSTRPQRLLAAVHLTATRGNPRSVITAIDDFCKHKEWAMNVGDEKGCILDSVVSEANPVWVLELGTYCGYSTVRIASLLPPHAKLITLELNPDYAAIARQVIAWAGVGDKVKLIEGESGEWIPKLKEQFGIATFDLVFLDHWKNRYLHDTKLMEDCCLLRKGSILLADNVTCPGTPDYLEYVRNSPQYKSQYFKSHLEYTKAEDGLEKSVFLG